The following proteins come from a genomic window of Metarhizium brunneum chromosome 2, complete sequence:
- the grrA gene encoding SCF E3 ubiquitin ligase complex F-box protein grrA — protein sequence MIPSAAPANMMATRASAVPDEQDDSRSSSSTASPVPADNEESDFFLGANDSESSLGVPNFQDMQVEDSCWPPINRLPNEILISIFAKLGATSDLYHCMLVSKRWARNAVDLLWHRPACTNWRNHSSICQTLGLERPFFSYRDFIKRLNLAALADKVNDGSVLPLAACTRVERLTLTNCRGLTDSGLIALVENSPSLLALDISNDKNITEQSINTIAQYCKRLQGLNISGCDGISNESMINLAQSCKYIKRLKLNECVQLRDNAILAFAELCPNILEIDLHQCMHIGNAPVTSLLFRGTCLRELRLASCELIDDSAFLNLPDKRVRTYEHLRILDLTSCTRLTDAAVEKIIDVAPRLRNLVLAKCRNITDAAVHAISKLGKNLHYVHLGHCGQITDEGVKKLVQSCNRIRYIDLGCCTNLTDDSVKRLALLPKLKRIGLVKCSSITDESVFALAEAAYRPRVRRDASGVFIGGEYYTPSLERVHLSYCINLTLKSIMRLLNSCPRLTHLSLTGVAAFQRDDFQAYCRVAPVEFTQHQRDVFCVFSGSMVSQFREFLNTSSQFAELRESLPYRAGGSRIRGAAARRSQAMANYLNAAEGEGFDDEMPDEENDFEGLEGTDMAVDPAAQNPPHIPAALASSAPSIPVPPPPPPAPGIMQYPFASASHAHPAIPSLEQQYAALVGPLAFSSFITNEPATGNPPLSANGRAQASIANLTSQSIPQRARTSSASGLANGTGASTAPLHQHPPDDEQQ from the exons atgatTCCCTCAGCCGCGCCCGCCAACATGATGGCTACCAGGGCCAGCGCTGTCCCCGACGAACAGGACGACTCccgctcgtcgtcttctaCCGCCTCGCCCGTCCCTGCCGACAACGAAGAGTCCGATTTCTTTCTTGGCGCCAACGACTCCGAGTCGTCTTTGGGCGTCCCCAACTTCCAGGACATGCAGGTCGAGGACTCGTGCTGGCCGCCCATCAACAGGCTGCCCAACGAGATCCTCATCAGCATCTTCGCCAAGCTCGGCGCCACATCAGACCTGTATCACTGTATGCTGGTATCCAAGCGATGGGCTCGCAACGCCGTCGACCTGTTGTGGCACCGCCCTGCCTGCACCAACTGGAGAAATCATAGCAGCATCTGCCAGACCCTGGGCCTCGAGCGCCCTTTCTTCAGCTACCGCGACTTCATAAAGCGATTAAACCTCGCCGCCCTTGCTGACAAGGTCAACGATGGAAGCGTCCTGCCCTTGGCCGCCTGCACCAGGGTCGAGAGGTTGACGCTGACAAACTGCCGGGGCTTGACCGACTCTGGCCTGATCGCTCTGGTTGAGAATAGCCCGTCGCTGCTGGCTTTGGATATTTCCAACGACAAGAACATTACTGAGCAGTCCATTAATACTATTGCCCAATACTGCAAGAGGCTGCAAGGCCTCAACATCTCCGGCTGTGACGGCATCTCCAACGAGAGTATGATTAACCTTGCACAAAGCTGTAAATATATCAAAAGG CTGAAACTAAACGAATGTGTACAACTTCGCGATAATGCTATTCTCGCCTTTGCGGAACTATGCCCCAACATTCTTGAAATCGATCTCCACCAATGCATGCATATTGGGAACGCTCCAGTTACATCCCTCTTGTTCAGAGGAACCTGCTTGCGAGAGCTCCGGCTCGCCAGTTGCGAGCTCATCGACGATAGTGCATTTTTAAATCTTCCCGACAAGCGAGTGCGGACCTATGAACATCTCCGAATCCTCGACTTGACTTCCTGCACACGCCTTACTGATGCCGCCGTGGAAAAAATTATCGACGTTGCCCCCCGCCTTCGCAACTTGGTCCTTGCCAAGTGCCGCAATATTACGGATGCCGCCGTACACGCCATCTCGAAGCTTGGCAAGAACCTTCACTACGTTCATTTAGGCCACTGCGGCCAAATTACTGACGAGGGTGTTAAGAAGCTCGTACAGAGTTGCAATCGTATCAGATATATCGATTTGGGCTGTTGCACAAACTTGACAGACGACTCCGTAAAGCGATTGGCGTTGCTCCCGAAACTAAAGAGAATTGGTCTTGTGAAGTGCAGTTCCATCACCGATGAATccgtctttgccttggctgaAGCCGCTTATCGGCCCAGAGTACGGAGAGATGCTAGCGGAGTGTTTATCGGAGGGGAATACTACACACCTAGCCTGGAGCGCGTCCATCTGAGCTATTGTATTAATTTGACATTAAAG AGCATCATGAGGCTGCTCAACTCATGCCCAAGACTCACTCACCTTAGTTTGACTGGCGTTGCTGCTTTTCAACGGGATGATTTCCAAGCTTACTGCAGAGTTGCGCCGGTTG AATTTACTCAGCACCAACGCGACGTCTTTTGTGTCTTTTCTGGCAGTATGGTCTCCCAGTTCCGTGAGTTCCTCAACACCTCATCGCAATTCGCAGAGCTCCGGGAAAGCCTGCCGTACCGAGCCGGGGGCAGTCGGATCAGGGGTGCGGCTGCTAGACGTTCACAAGCTATGGCCAACTATCTCAACGCCGCTGAAGGTGAAGGCTTTGACGATGAAATGCCTGATGAAGAGAATGACTTTGAGGGCCTCGAAGGAACCGACATGGCAGTTGACCCAGCGGCCCAGAATCCACCACACATTCCTGCTGCGCTTGCGTCTTCCGCGCCATCGATCCCagtaccgccgccgccgcctccagcaCCTGGAATTATGCAGTATCCTTTTGCTTCGGCTAGTCATGCTCACCCGGCGATTCCGAGTTTGGAACAGCAATACGCGGCTTTAGTGGGACCTTTGGCTTTTTCTAGCTTCATCACCAACGAACCAGCGACTGGCAATCCACCACTTAGCGCTAATGGGCGAGCGCAGGCAAGTATAGCCAATTTGACCTCGCAATCAATTCCCCAACGGGCGAGAACATCCTCTGCAAGTGGTCTAGCAAATGGCACTGGAGCTAGCACAGCTCCTCTGCACCAGCACCCTCCAGATGACGAACAGCAATGA
- the amt1 gene encoding Ammonium transporter 1: protein MVAEYNGTTGTADAGYSTNVNDLNIFYDTGNLAFLTISSVLVLLMIPGVGFFYSGLARRKSALQLVLLSMLSVAVIGFQWFFWGYSLTFSRTGNAFFGDLTQFGLMKTLAQPNGSSFLPDILFCLYQGMFAAITPALAIGAVADRGRILPAIIFIFIWSTVVYDPIAYWTWNANGWLYKLPSYDFAGGGPVHIASGTCALAYSVMLGKRSGYSKTQGLPYRPHSVTNVVLGTVFLWVGWFGFNGGSALAMNLRAVMACYVSNLAASCGGLAWVLLDYRLERKWSTIGFCSGAISGLVAITPAAGFVTPWGAVIVGLCGGACCNFATKLKFLTGVDDALDIFAVHGIGGMVGNILTGIFGASYIAALDGNTYSPIGWIEHNWVQLGYQLAGICAAFGWSFVLTCIILFLMNLVPGLSLRVSATEEDVGIDDAQLGEFAYDYVELTRHVADSSSPGSMSSSSSTHEKNTREVV from the exons ATGGTGGCCGAATACAATGGAACAACCGGCACTGCCGATGCCGGGTACTCGACCAACGTCAATGACCTGAACATTTTCTACGAC ACGGGCAACCTAGCCTTCCTAACCATATCGTCGGTCCTGGTGCTGCTCATGATCCCCGGTGTGGGCTTCTTCTACAGCGGCCTCGCGCGAAGAAAGTCAgctctccagctcgtcctcctcTCCATGCTCTCCGTGGCCGTCATCGGATTCCAGTGGTTCTTCTGGGGATACTCGTTGACCTTCTCGCGGACCGGAAACGCCTTCTTCGGCGACCTCACTCAGTTCGGCCTCATGAAGACGCTCGCCCAGCCAAACGGCTCCTCTTTCCTCCCCGACATCCTCTTCTGCCTGTACCAGGGAATGTTTGCGGCCATTAC GCCAGCTCTCGCCATCGGCGCTGTTGCCGACCGTGGCCGCATCCTgcccgccatcatcttcatcttcatctggTCGACGGTAGTATACGACCCCATCGCCTACTGGACGTGGAACGCAAACGGCTGGCTGTACAAGCTGCCCTCGTATGACTTCGCAGGCGGCGGCCCGGTGCACATCGCCTCGGGCACCTGCGCGCTCGCGTACAGCGTCATGCTCGGCAAGCGATCGGGCTACTCCAAGACGCAGGGCCTCCCCTACCGCCCTCACAGCGTAACCaacgtcgtcctcggcaccGTCTTCCTCTGGGTCGGCTGGTTCGGCTTCAACGGCGGCTCCGCGCTGGCCATGAACCTCCGCGCCGTCATGGCCTGCTACGTGTCCAACCTCGCCGCCTCGTGCGGCGGCCTCGCCTGGGTCCTGCTCGACTACCGCCTCGAGAGGAAATGGAGCACCATCGGCTTCTGCTCCGGCGCCATCTcgggcctcgtcgccatcacccCCGCCGCCGGCTTCGTCACACCCTGGggcgccgtcatcgtcggccTCTGCGGCGGCGCCTGCTGCAACTTTGCCACCAAGCTCAAGTTCCTGAcgggcgtcgacgacgccctcgacaTCTTTGCCGTCCACGGTATCGGCGGCATGGTCGGCAACATCCTCACTGGCATTTTTGGAGC ATCGTACATTGCTGCCCTCGACGGCAACACCTACTCTCCTATCGGCTGGATCGAACACAACTGGGTCCAGCTGGGCTACCAGCTCGCCGGCATTTGTGCGGCGTTTGGCTGGTCCTTCGTGCTGACCTGCATCATCCTGTTCCTCATGAACCTCGTCCCCGGCTTGAGTCTCCGCGTCTCCGCTACCGAGGAAGACgtcggcatcgacgacgcTCAGCTTGGCGAGTTTGCCTACGACTACGTCGAGCTAACGCGCCACGTAGCCGACTCCTCGTCTCCGGGATCCATGTCGTCCAGCAGTTCCACCCACGAGAAGAATACCCGAGAAGTTGTCTAA
- the Synj1 gene encoding Synaptojanin-1, translating to MAAPESPQSTHSGSFEPVDLLTEPQSLARAVHARRPEYLRPHKIRVKIGTWNVAACTGTDKDLERWFVGGQGIDKHFATLDLSRNPAVAHPDSAGDEDDPDAVRLLGGNDIGLYVLGLQEVVDLNATREYMNRAVNVDSSPVGKWQAALEAAMPPGYQRIMSEQMTGLLLLIYASPEVAPTITNVSTKQVGTGLLGYFGNKGAVTSRLVLGETTRMVFVNCHLASGAGSSYLDRRCWDVDQILAKTKFDPVVHAGVSEDDGETIGDEDFAFWFGDLNFRLDGLPGHDIRRLLTLHTRGEYALGDDHTPRPPEGEGIIVMRDSESDDDTTMRSSLHSRDQSFDSETTLPDPGDFPEDPSQDPTSLQATLDSLLPHDQLRRMIAHRKVFHDGWREGPITFLPSYKYDVGTVGLFDSSEKQRAPSWCDRILYRTRRDKQAFDAKLAEEIAAKKKDEEMKSRGIDEDDDVLFSYDPDTDGDEQAEVAAYDYDEYDEAQDDIPREVVTKEGYVDRIALDIYTSHQRITSSDHKPIISVFSLEYDAVVPELKAKVHAEVAWELDRAENEGRPAITIAMEGGKSGNENTVDFGDIGFLERKSSVFTVANTGSVPASLLFIESPTTDEVDSTSLTWLTTSFLHPDDDEASDLGKEVTLEPGETVLAHVQAQVSDISYLRALNDGHAKMEDVLVLRVEDGRDHFIPVKGVWLPTCFGRSIDELIRVPDGGIRKFLAEKDIKGAIPYDSDIRCSAPKEIFKLTEAIQTLVERCVADEAMLESMTLPREPGWPFDSSTWTPGLKEQDETKADLVAALDNDSSITEVLPVELSSPHKLELLSSILLLFLASLTDGLVPPILWAKLSTSFPNLTSLAPTAWADTKMHILDIFSSAPNHNIAFVFLTSTLARVATELSPATSEPLLPGLSRRFNFRRGEDDSEKKRKLRERKYAEIIAPLVFRTNDRDKTVKEKERIVVEIFLSREAGG from the coding sequence ATGGCTGCTCCAGAAAGTCCACAGTCGACTCACTCCGGCTCTTTTGAGCCTGTAGATTTGCTCACAGAGCCCCAATCCCTCGCGCGGGCAGTACACGCACGCCGCCCCGAGTACCTTCGGCCGCACAAGATTCGGGTCAAGATTGGCACCTGGAACGTCGCGGCGTGCACTGGGACAGACAAAGATCTTGAAAGGTGGTTTGTTGGTGGCCAAGGGATCGATAAGCACTTTGCCACCTTGGACCTGTCTCGAAATCCTGCTGTCGCACACCCTGATTCTgccggtgacgaggacgacccCGACGCTGTccgtcttcttggcggcaacgaTATTGGGCTGTATGTTTTGGGCTTACAGGAAGTTGTGGATTTGAACGCTACCAGAGAGTACATGAATCGGGCCGTCAATGTCGACAGCTCGCCGGTTGGCAAGTGGCAAGCTGCGCTGGAAGCTGCTATGCCCCCGGGATATCAACGCATCATGTCGGAGCAAATGACCGGCTTGCTCCTCTTGATTTATGCATCTCCAGAGGTCGCTCCAACCATAACCAACGTGAGCACGAAACAGGTCGGCACCGGTCTCTTGGGATATTTTGGGAACAAAGGCGCCGTCACGTCTCGCCTCGTTCTTGGAGAAACAACTCGCATGGTATTTGTCAACTGCCATTTGGCTAGCGGCGCTGGCTCCAGCTACTTGGATCGAAGATGTTGGGATGTTGATCAGATTCTTGCCAAGACGAAATTCGATCCTGTAGTGCATGCTGGTGTTTccgaggacgacggcgagaCGATTGGTGACGAAGATTTTGCATTCTGGTTCGGTGACCTGAATTTTCGACTCGACGGACTTCCCGGCCATGATATCAGGAGATTGCTAACGCTCCACACAAGAGGGGAGTACGCTTTGGGCGACGACCATACACCTCGGCCCCCAGAAGGCGAGGGGATAATTGTAATGCGAGACTCTGAAAGCGATGACGATACCACGATGAGGTCTTCACTTCACTCACGAGATCAGAGTTTCGATTCTGAAACCACACTTCCGGATCCTGGTGATTTCCCAGAAGACCCGAGCCAGGACCCAACGTCTCTTCAAGCGACACTGGACTCACTCCTCCCTCACGATCAACTTCGGCGAATGATTGCACATCGCAAGGTATTTCACGACGGATGGAGGGAAGGGCCCATTACATTTTTGCCGTCCTACAAATACGACGTTGGAACTGTGGGACTCTTTGATTCTAGTGAAAAACAACGAGCCCCGAGCTGGTGCGACCGAATTTTGTATCGAACACGGAGGGATAAACAAGCCTTTGACGCCAAATTGGCCGAAGAGATAGCGGCTAAGAAAAAGGACGAGGAAATGAAATCCAGAGGTATagatgaggacgacgacgttcTCTTCAGCTATGACCCCGACACAGACGGGGACGAGCAAGCTGAGGTGGCTGCGTATGACTACGATGAGTACGACGAAGCACAGGATGATATCCCCAGAGAAGTTGTGACAAAAGAGGGCTACGTGGACCGGATTGCTCTTGACATTTATACGTCACACCAGCGCATTACGTCGTCAGACCACAAACCCATCATCTCCGTCTTCTCCCTTGAATATGACGCAGTTGTGCCAGAGTTGAAAGCAAAAGTTCACGCCGAGGTCGCCTGGGAGCTTGACAGAGCTGAAAACGAAGGGCGCCCGGCCATAACTATTGCCATGGAAGGGGGCAAGTCGGGTAATGAGAATACTGTTGACTTTGGCGATATTGGGTTCTTGGAGAGAAAGTCGTCTGTTTTTACAGTTGCGAATACTGGCAGTGTCCCAGCAAGCCTTTTATTTATCGAGAGTCCCACCACGGATGAGGTCGATTCGACATCATTGACTTGGCTGACCACATCGTTTCTCCACccagacgatgatgaagccAGCGATTTGGGCAAAGAAGTCACGCTAGAACCTGGAGAGACTGTCCTGGCACATGTTCAAGCCCAAGTCTCCGATATTTCCTATCTCCGCGCCTTAaatgatggccatgccaagatggaggaTGTTTTGGTGCTTCGGGTAGAGGACGGCAGAGACCATTTTATTCCGGTCAAAGGTGTCTGGCTGCCAACTTGTTTCGGACGTTCCATTGACGAGCTCATCAGAGTGCCTGACGGAGGCATACGAAAGTTTCTAGCTGAGAAGGATATCAAAGGGGCCATTCCCTATGATTCCGACATTCGATGCTCAGCTCCGAAAGAAATTTTCAAGTTGACAGAGGCAATCCAGACATTGGTGGAAAGGTGTGTTGCCGATGAAGCAATGTTGGAATCCATGACTCTGCCTCGGGAGCCGGGTTGGCCTTTTGATTCGTCTACTTGGACACCCGGTTTGAAAGAACAGGATGAGACGAAAGCCGACCTCGTGGCAGCTTTGGATAACGACTCTTCCATTACCGAGGTATTGCCAGTAGAACTCTCTTCTCCACATAAATTGGAACTGCTATCTTCGATATTACTGTTGTTTTTAGCTTCATTAACGGACGGCCTCGTTCCTCCGATCCTGTGGGCCAAACTGTCCACGTCATTCCCGAATTTGACGTCTCTTGCCCCCACGGCGTGGGCTGACACAAAGATGCATATTCTCGATATATTTTCTTCCGCGCCTAATCATAATATTGCTTTTGTCTTTTTAACTTCTACACTGGCCCGCGTAGCTACAGAGCTGAGTCCAGCAACGTCAGAACCTCTCTTGCCGGGTCTAAGTCGACGATTCAATTTCAGACGGGGAGAAGACGACAGcgagaagaaaaggaaattACGGGAACGGAAATATGCTGAAATCATTGCTCCTCTCGTATTCCGGACAAACGATAGAGATAAGACGGTGAAGGAAAAAGAACGGATTGTTGTTGAGATATTCTTGAGCCGCGAGGCTGGAGGTTAG
- the hob3 gene encoding Protein hob3 — protein sequence MSWAGFKKNVNRATTQVMMKTGHVEKTNDRDYELEERRFKTMEAASLRLQKEAKGYLDSLRAMTASQMRIAETIDAFYGDSGARDGVSRSYKQAVEDLDSETIKALDGPYRTTVLDPINRFCSYFPDVNECIKKRSHKLLDYDALRAKVKRLVEKPDKDATKLPRTEKELEMAKLAYEQLNEQLFSELPQLIDLRVPYLDPTFEALVKIQLRFCAEAYSRMAQVQQYLDADTRDLYAEGHLDARVEQVLQEIRELSISGTV from the exons ATGTCGTGGGCGG GGTTCAAGAAGAATGTGAATCGCGCGACGACGcaggtgatgatgaagacgg GACATGTGGAGAAGACAAATGATCGTGACTATGAGCTGGAGGAGAG ACGATTCAAGACGATGGAAGCCGCATCATTGCGATTGCAAAAGGAGGCAAAAGGGTATCTGGACTCACTTCGAG CTATGACTGCGTCCCAAATGCGAATAGCGGAAACGATAGATGCCTTTTACGGGGATTCCGGTGCCAGGGACGGTGTCAGCAGAAGCTACAAACAAGCTGTGGAGGACCTTGACTCAGAGACGATCAAGGCCTTGGACGGGCCTTACCGAACAACCGTATTGGACCCCATCAACCGGTTCTGCTCTTACTTCCCCGATGTCAACGAGTGCATCAAGAAGAGATCCCACAAGCTCCTAGATTATGATGCCCTCCGAGCGAAAGTGAAGCGACTTGTTGAAAAGCCCGACAAAGACGCGACCAAACTGCCCCGAACAGAGAAGGAGCTTGAAATGGCCAAGCTTGCCTATGAACAGCTCAATGAACAACTCTTTTCCGAACTACCTCAGCTGATCGATCTGCGGGTACCGTACTTGGACCCTACGTTCGAAGCGTTGGTCAAAATTCAGCTGCGATTCTGTGCCGAAGCATACTCTCGAATGGCGCAAGTGCAACAGTACCTGGATGCAGACACTAGAGATCTATACGCCGAGGGACACTTAGATGCAAGAGTAGAGCAAGTTTTGCAAGAGATTCGAGAACTCAGTATCAGCGGGACTGTATAG